TAGAGAGAAGGCTATTATTTACAATACCTTCGCTCTCATCGATCAGGAAGTCAATTCCTGCCACAGGTTAGCACCTTACAATAATTGTAGGTTGCCGGGTTTCAAAGGGCCAGTCCCTCTACCGCTCTGGATAAGAGTTTAATTTAGTTTTCATGTTATTGTAACATGTTTCATTTACCTTGTCACGCATGAAAATTATCTATTGGGTAATATCTTTCTTTTTCCCCATAAGACAAGTTCGATTGTCCGCTACCATCTTGTAACCAGCACGCCCAGCAGGTTTTAAAAACGGAAGATAGAGGATCAATCCGATCAGACCAGTTAATGGAAAACGAATAAGCATCCGCCGAACTGCAAAGAAGCCTTTTTTTGCGCTACCATTCGGTGTAATCAGATGAATCTCACGTAGTAACTCTTCTTCCGTAAAGCGCGTGCTATCTGCTTCTTGAAGCGGTATCCACTCGATTGCGTTCATCCAATCTAGCTTTTCAAATACGCGCTTAGTAGCCTTACAAAAACGGCACTTTTGGTCGTACAGAACAATATCTTTCATCTTCTCGCACCTCCTTCTATTATATTTCCCGCTTACCATTCTCCCAAAACTATGTTAAAATGAGTTTTATACGTCGGGAATTTCTCAGATCGTATGAATGCTTGGTTCACCAAAGGAGAAGAAACTATGATATTTTCAGTATTAACTTTGATTATTTTTGCGATCTTTATTATCGCTGTATGCATTTTTGAATTCATTTTAAAATGGCGTTGGTTCAAGTACTTTTTAGCAACACTTGGCTTGATCGCCAGTGCTGTCCTCTTCTTTATCAGCTTTTATGGCGGCGGAACGTCACAAGCTGAAATCGCGATTTCCCTCTTTGTTGCCACACTTGGAGAATACATTTTCGCGTTAATTATTAGTCTAGTAGCTTGGATGCGCCGTCTATCCGCTAAGAAAAACGATTAAATAGTAGTTACAAAAAAGTTGATCCTCTTTTTACGGGGCTCAACTTTTTTTGTCTAACTATTACTTACTTGCAGCCTGCTGGATGACTTGAATCGAATGCTGTAGCTTCTTTTCCTCATCTTCCGTTAACTTGGGACAACTCGTGAAAATAATGCCTTCACGGCCAATCTGCGCTGGTAATCCAAGGTACACTTGCGCCTCCTCATCGAATACCGAGACTGGAAAAATCCGTCGCTCGTCTGCCAAAATTGCTTTTGTAATCGTGGTGGCTGTGGTTCCAATACCAAAATTCGTACAACCTTTTCCTTGTAAAATAGCCCAACCAGCGTCCCGCGTTTCCTTCTCGACACTCGCGCGAAGACCTTCTAAAATCGGGCTTCCTGCTAGGCGTACCGTAGACCATGGGATAAACTGTGAATCGCCATGTTCACCCAATACATAACCTTCTATCGAATCAGGAGCGACTTGTAAAAGGTTCCCCAAAATCCGCTTCATTCGAGCTGTATCAAGCGCCGTCCCAGTCCCAAAAACGCGATGATGATCCAGTCCTGTTTTTTTCTGAACGAAGTATGTCACCACATCACATGGGTTCGTAATCACTAAAAAGATCCCATCAAAACCCGTCATCATGACTTTCGGTAAAACATCGTCTAAAATTTCGAGCGTTTCGTCAAGCTCCGTCAGTCGATCTTCCTGCGCCATCATTTCCGGACCAGCCGCCAAAATGATCACATCCGCATCGCGAAGCTCCACATAGTCCTGCGTCGTAATTGTAACAGGGTTTGTAAAAGCCGCCATATCATTTAAGTCAAGCGCATGACTTTGCGCCTTCTTCTCATCTTTATCAATAAGGACAAGCGCATCGCAAATGCCCCGCGTACAGAGCGAGAAAGCGGTTTGCGATCCGACATTACCTACACCGATAATACCAACTTTTCGTTTCAAACAAAGACCTCCCCTAGTTACTCGAGTTCAGCGATACCAATTCATATGTAATCACCGTTGTATCATTTTCCCAAGTCAACTTCAGAGGCACCGCAATACCGTTTGATTCACTTTCTTTTGTCGTGCGTACTTCTATCGGCACATCGATTGGGTAAATCCGATATCCCGTCTTCTCCAATTCAAAAAAGTTATCCGAAATCCGCTTTTCCTTCCCTTTCGTTACGATCATTGTGTTGACTTCTAATGGCATTCCCATTTGTATTACCTCCAATTATTTATTTTTAGTTGGCGCAAAGCCTCTTTGATCACGACCTGCATTCCTTCATCACGCATAAAAAAACTAAACTGCTCCTGCTGCACAATATTCGCTAAATCTCCTGCAATTAGCGTTGGTCCCAGTGTCTCCATGTAATCAACTTGATTCACAAACCCAATCACATTCGCAAAATAGACGCGTTTACTAAAAACTCTCTCCGCTGTCTTTACTTCATATTGCGCTATCCTATGTAATTTGTCTAATTTAGCGCCTGTTTCCTCCATTGTTTCGCGTCTCGCAGCTGCCTCATTTGTTTCTCCAAGTTCGCCTTTACCACCGGGAAACTCAATGCCGCGACTTTTATGCGTGGTAAACAGCCAAGCATCATGAAATTTGGCAATGACAAGTACATCATCTGCTTCTTTTGTGGCATCAAACTGGATTGACACCGCGTTACCAAGCGAATCCTGATACATATACATGCTTATTTCCTTTCTTTTTTCAAAATTTATGGTACGATAAAGATATCTAATTTCTCAAAATGAAGGTGACCATATATGAAGAAAATCATGCTAGGCGGTATTCGTTTGTATCGCAAATATATTTCGCCACTAAAACCTGGGACTTGCCGCTTCTACCCCACTTGTTCTCAATACGGAATGGAAGCAATCACAGAACATGGCGCGTTAAAAGGTGGCTGGCTCACAATTCGACGGATTTCCAAGTGTCATCCTTTTCATAAAGGCGGCGTCGATTTAGTACCAGTTAAGTGCAATCACGAAGAACATCACCATAACCATCATTATAGTGAAAAATAGGAGCAGGTGCAAGAAACCCGTGTTTGCAACTGCTCTCTTTTATTGAAAAAAAGATTTAAAACACTTGCCTTTTTTCAAAAGATGCGGTATTATAAATTTCTGATGTTAAATCGTAATGGCTACGATTTATATTTTTCAGCATCAAATAAGAATCATTTCGATTTAGGGGGTTCCACTTTTCATGAAGAAAATAGCAATTTTACTTAGTACGATCTTACTTGTCTCGGTTTTTATAGTCGGTTGCGGTAATAGTGACGAAAAGACGAAAAATTCGGATAAGTTAACGGTT
The sequence above is drawn from the Listeria weihenstephanensis genome and encodes:
- a CDS encoding thiol-disulfide oxidoreductase DCC family protein, whose amino-acid sequence is MKDIVLYDQKCRFCKATKRVFEKLDWMNAIEWIPLQEADSTRFTEEELLREIHLITPNGSAKKGFFAVRRMLIRFPLTGLIGLILYLPFLKPAGRAGYKMVADNRTCLMGKKKDITQ
- a CDS encoding L-lactate dehydrogenase; its protein translation is MKRKVGIIGVGNVGSQTAFSLCTRGICDALVLIDKDEKKAQSHALDLNDMAAFTNPVTITTQDYVELRDADVIILAAGPEMMAQEDRLTELDETLEILDDVLPKVMMTGFDGIFLVITNPCDVVTYFVQKKTGLDHHRVFGTGTALDTARMKRILGNLLQVAPDSIEGYVLGEHGDSQFIPWSTVRLAGSPILEGLRASVEKETRDAGWAILQGKGCTNFGIGTTATTITKAILADERRIFPVSVFDEEAQVYLGLPAQIGREGIIFTSCPKLTEDEEKKLQHSIQVIQQAASK
- a CDS encoding DUF2584 domain-containing protein, whose product is MGMPLEVNTMIVTKGKEKRISDNFFELEKTGYRIYPIDVPIEVRTTKESESNGIAVPLKLTWENDTTVITYELVSLNSSN
- the ytkD gene encoding RNA deprotection pyrophosphohydrolase yields the protein MYMYQDSLGNAVSIQFDATKEADDVLVIAKFHDAWLFTTHKSRGIEFPGGKGELGETNEAAARRETMEETGAKLDKLHRIAQYEVKTAERVFSKRVYFANVIGFVNQVDYMETLGPTLIAGDLANIVQQEQFSFFMRDEGMQVVIKEALRQLKINNWR
- the yidD gene encoding membrane protein insertion efficiency factor YidD; amino-acid sequence: MKKIMLGGIRLYRKYISPLKPGTCRFYPTCSQYGMEAITEHGALKGGWLTIRRISKCHPFHKGGVDLVPVKCNHEEHHHNHHYSEK